One Rhizobiales bacterium GAS188 DNA window includes the following coding sequences:
- a CDS encoding diguanylate cyclase, whose translation MTTEIALFRRKTGATILAWARWLSSARLMVLTVVYLLAICGIFAAVLLSEYQDVWAQALRQGGNLSAALRQDIARNVELYDLSLQAVVDGWENPKVRNQDPELRQMILFDRAATAPDLGAILVLDAQGKVVADSAGIAPRQADLAGQDYFKIHAADANAGLFISKPFIARSVDQWSIGLSRRLNRPDGSFDGVVVGTIELGYLKNLFDRFALGPNDSITLLHQDGAVVMRRPYDSSFIGHHLPSSARIFGDFKTQATGHFIHKSPVDAVERLFVYGQVGHLPLLQIVGISTDDVFAPWLRKALMTAGAVFVLCAAVIALTLLLGVQLRARAAVEEHLTRLAERDPLTSLFNRRRFDEMMEVEWLRALRGRSCLSVLMLDVDCFKLYNDRYGHPVGDTALRAVASCIQASVQRGTDVVGRYGGEEFAILLPASSAEGAAGIAERIRLEIVRLAIAHAGSPHGVITASIGVTSIYPVFGDQPTALIRQADAALYKAKGGGRNRVVCSTMGEAIRAAA comes from the coding sequence ATGACGACCGAGATCGCCCTCTTCCGACGCAAGACCGGCGCAACCATCCTGGCCTGGGCACGCTGGCTCTCCAGCGCCCGGTTGATGGTGCTGACGGTCGTCTATCTCCTCGCCATCTGCGGCATCTTCGCAGCAGTGCTCCTCAGCGAATACCAGGATGTCTGGGCCCAGGCGCTACGCCAAGGCGGCAATCTCAGCGCCGCCCTGAGACAAGACATCGCCCGCAATGTCGAGCTCTACGACCTGTCGCTGCAGGCCGTCGTCGACGGCTGGGAGAATCCCAAGGTCCGCAACCAGGATCCTGAATTGCGACAGATGATCCTGTTCGATCGGGCGGCGACCGCGCCCGATCTCGGCGCCATTCTGGTCCTGGACGCGCAAGGCAAGGTCGTCGCTGATTCCGCCGGCATCGCGCCCCGCCAAGCTGATCTTGCCGGGCAAGACTACTTCAAGATTCATGCAGCCGATGCCAATGCCGGGCTCTTCATCAGCAAGCCTTTCATCGCCCGCTCCGTCGATCAATGGAGCATCGGGCTGAGCCGCCGTCTCAACCGCCCCGATGGCAGCTTCGACGGTGTGGTGGTCGGCACGATCGAGCTCGGCTACCTGAAGAATCTGTTCGACCGATTCGCGTTGGGGCCGAACGATTCCATCACGCTCCTGCATCAGGACGGGGCGGTGGTGATGCGCCGGCCTTATGACAGCTCCTTCATCGGGCACCACCTTCCGAGCTCGGCCAGGATCTTCGGCGACTTCAAGACGCAGGCCACGGGACATTTCATCCATAAGAGCCCGGTCGATGCCGTGGAGCGCCTCTTCGTCTACGGCCAAGTGGGTCATCTGCCCCTGCTTCAGATCGTCGGCATCTCGACCGATGATGTCTTCGCCCCCTGGCTGCGCAAGGCGCTGATGACCGCGGGCGCCGTCTTCGTGCTGTGCGCGGCAGTGATCGCGCTCACCTTGCTGCTCGGCGTGCAATTGCGCGCCCGCGCCGCCGTCGAGGAGCATCTCACACGCCTTGCCGAGCGCGACCCCTTGACCTCACTCTTCAACCGGCGCCGCTTCGACGAGATGATGGAGGTCGAGTGGCTGCGCGCCTTGCGCGGGCGGAGCTGCCTCTCGGTGCTGATGCTCGATGTCGACTGCTTCAAGCTCTATAACGACCGCTACGGCCATCCGGTCGGCGACACTGCCTTGCGGGCGGTGGCGAGCTGCATCCAGGCGAGCGTCCAGCGCGGCACCGATGTGGTCGGCCGCTATGGCGGCGAGGAATTCGCCATTCTCCTGCCGGCCTCCAGTGCCGAGGGCGCGGCCGGCATCGCCGAACGTATTCGCCTCGAGATCGTCCGCCTGGCGATCGCGCATGCCGGAAGCCCGCATGGCGTCATCACGGCGAGCATCGGCGTCACGTCGATCTACCCGGTCTTCGGCGACCAGCCGACGGCACTCATCCGGCAAGCCGATGCGGCGCTCTATAAGGCCAAGGGCGGCGGGCGCAACCGTGTCGTCTGCTCGACAATGGGCGAGGCCATCCGCGCGGCTGCCTGA
- a CDS encoding general L-amino acid ABC transporter ATP-binding protein, with protein sequence MAMSQSANAPAPKAVISDESAVLMQGVNKWYGDFHVLRDINLDVKRGERVVVCGPSGSGKSTMIRCINRLEEHQKGRVVVNGHELTNDLKRVDEVRREVGMVFQHFNLFPHLTILENCTLAPIWVRKMPKKDAEAVAMKYLTRVKIPEQANKYPGQLSGGQQQRVAIARSLCMNPKIMLFDEPTSALDPEMVKEVLDTMVSLAEEGMTMLCVSHEMGFARQVANRVIFMDQGQIVEMNAPAEFFSNPQHERTKLFLSQILH encoded by the coding sequence ATGGCCATGTCACAATCTGCGAACGCTCCCGCCCCGAAAGCCGTCATCAGCGACGAATCCGCCGTTCTCATGCAGGGCGTGAACAAATGGTATGGCGATTTCCATGTGCTGCGCGACATCAATCTCGATGTGAAGCGCGGCGAGCGCGTCGTTGTCTGCGGCCCTTCGGGCTCCGGCAAATCGACCATGATCCGCTGCATCAACAGGCTCGAGGAGCATCAGAAGGGCCGGGTCGTCGTCAACGGGCACGAGCTGACCAATGATCTGAAGCGCGTCGACGAAGTGCGCCGCGAGGTCGGCATGGTGTTCCAGCACTTCAACCTGTTCCCGCATCTCACCATCCTCGAGAACTGCACTTTGGCGCCGATCTGGGTGCGCAAAATGCCCAAGAAGGACGCCGAGGCGGTGGCGATGAAGTATCTGACGCGCGTCAAGATCCCCGAGCAGGCCAATAAATATCCCGGCCAGCTCTCGGGCGGCCAGCAACAGCGCGTCGCCATCGCGCGCTCCTTGTGCATGAACCCGAAGATCATGCTCTTCGACGAGCCGACTTCCGCGCTCGACCCCGAAATGGTGAAGGAGGTACTCGACACCATGGTGTCGCTCGCCGAGGAAGGCATGACCATGCTCTGCGTGAGCCATGAGATGGGCTTCGCGCGCCAGGTCGCGAACCGGGTGATCTTCATGGATCAGGGGCAGATCGTCGAGATGAATGCGCCGGCGGAGTTCTTCTCGAACCCGCAGCATGAGCGCACCAAGCTGTTCCTCAGCCAGATCCTGCATTGA
- a CDS encoding penicillin-binding protein 1A, whose translation MSPYGRGGSGFAFPVMWLDIKRMRSLLRFFGFLFTAATIVFVVGAGAAAVLIWHFSQELPDYTQLRDYEPPVMTRVHAADGSLIAEYAKERRLYLPVQDVPKLLINAFLSAEDKNFFSHSGVDPEGIGRAIVSNFTRQGRRQQGASTITQQVAKNFLLSSEQTYDRKIKEMLLALRIEATYTKEKILELYLNQIYLGFGNYGVAAAALNYYGKSVHELTLGEVAYLAALPKAPSNYNPFERHDAAIERRNWVLDRMAENGFTTREDVQKAKAEDIHLNLRNVSPNNVAAGFFTEEVRRELADRYGSSQLYEGGLSVRTTLDPALQQIARKALVDGLVRYDESHGWHGVIQKIDLGADWGEALAQVPALTDVKPWQLAIVLDANDLSAKIGLQPGRQPSGAVSPIRDTGAILSDNVKWARKGKLREILSNGDVVYVEPLDGKPGQYRLRQIPEISGALVAMDPLTGRVFAMVGGFSFSQSEFNRATQALRQPGSAFKPIVYATALDNGYTPSTVVVDGPIEIDQGPGLPPWRPENFEPTFAGPKPMRYGLEHSKNLMTVRLAKDVGMPLIVEYAKKFGVYDDLKPYLPMALGAGETTVLRLTTAYSMLANGGRRIKPTLIDRIQDRWGHTIFKHDERVCAACDSDDWHDQPEPKLIDKREQVIDPMTAYQITSMMQGVIQRGTGISIKELGRTYLAGKTGTTNDAKDIWFVGFSANLAMGVYLGYDQPRSLGDSVQAATYAAPVFRDFMRAALKDKPDTPFRVPEGIKLIRVSVATGLRAGPGDGNTIMEAFKPGQAPPDFFAGGGTGTRSAGVSPEADRAVGAGTGGLY comes from the coding sequence TTGTCCCCGTATGGGCGCGGCGGGTCCGGTTTCGCGTTTCCGGTGATGTGGCTAGATATTAAACGCATGCGATCACTGCTCAGATTTTTCGGATTTCTCTTCACCGCGGCGACGATCGTCTTCGTGGTCGGGGCCGGCGCGGCCGCGGTGCTGATCTGGCACTTTTCCCAGGAACTGCCCGACTACACGCAGTTGCGCGACTACGAGCCGCCGGTGATGACGCGCGTGCACGCGGCCGATGGCAGCCTGATCGCCGAATATGCCAAGGAGCGGCGCCTCTATTTGCCCGTCCAGGACGTGCCGAAGCTGCTGATCAACGCCTTCCTCTCGGCCGAGGACAAGAATTTCTTCTCGCATAGCGGCGTCGATCCGGAAGGCATCGGGCGCGCCATCGTCTCGAACTTCACCCGGCAGGGACGTCGCCAGCAGGGCGCCTCGACCATCACCCAGCAGGTGGCCAAGAACTTCCTGCTGTCGTCGGAGCAGACCTATGATCGCAAGATCAAGGAGATGCTGCTGGCGCTACGCATCGAGGCGACCTACACGAAAGAGAAGATCCTCGAGCTCTATCTCAACCAGATCTATCTCGGTTTCGGCAATTACGGCGTCGCCGCCGCGGCGCTGAACTATTATGGCAAGTCGGTGCATGAGCTGACGCTCGGCGAGGTGGCCTATCTCGCGGCCCTGCCCAAGGCACCGAGCAATTACAATCCCTTCGAACGGCACGATGCCGCCATCGAGCGCCGCAACTGGGTGCTCGACCGCATGGCCGAGAACGGCTTTACGACGCGCGAGGACGTGCAGAAGGCGAAAGCCGAGGACATCCACCTCAACCTGCGCAATGTCTCCCCGAACAATGTGGCGGCAGGCTTCTTCACCGAGGAGGTGCGCCGCGAGCTCGCCGACCGCTACGGCTCATCCCAGCTCTACGAGGGCGGGCTGTCGGTCCGCACCACGCTCGACCCGGCGCTGCAGCAGATTGCCCGCAAGGCGCTGGTCGACGGGCTCGTCCGCTACGACGAATCGCATGGCTGGCACGGCGTCATCCAAAAGATCGATCTCGGAGCCGATTGGGGTGAGGCGCTCGCCCAGGTGCCGGCGCTGACCGACGTGAAGCCATGGCAGCTCGCCATCGTGCTCGACGCCAACGACCTGTCGGCCAAGATCGGCCTGCAGCCGGGGCGCCAGCCAAGCGGCGCCGTCTCTCCGATCCGCGATACGGGCGCGATTCTCAGCGACAACGTGAAATGGGCGCGCAAGGGCAAGCTGCGCGAGATCCTGTCGAATGGCGACGTCGTCTATGTCGAGCCGCTCGACGGCAAGCCCGGTCAATACCGGCTGCGCCAGATCCCCGAGATCTCTGGAGCGCTGGTGGCCATGGATCCGTTGACGGGACGCGTCTTCGCGATGGTCGGCGGCTTCTCCTTCAGCCAGAGCGAGTTCAATCGCGCCACCCAGGCTCTGCGCCAGCCGGGCTCGGCCTTCAAGCCCATCGTCTATGCGACGGCGCTCGACAATGGCTACACGCCTTCGACCGTCGTGGTCGACGGACCGATCGAGATCGATCAGGGGCCGGGCCTGCCGCCCTGGCGGCCGGAGAATTTCGAGCCGACTTTCGCCGGACCAAAGCCGATGCGCTACGGCCTCGAGCACTCGAAGAATCTGATGACGGTGAGGCTCGCCAAGGATGTGGGCATGCCGCTCATTGTCGAATATGCCAAGAAATTCGGCGTGTATGACGATCTCAAGCCCTATCTGCCGATGGCGCTGGGAGCGGGCGAAACCACGGTGCTGCGTCTGACGACGGCCTATTCGATGCTCGCCAATGGCGGACGCCGCATCAAGCCGACCCTGATCGACCGCATCCAGGACCGCTGGGGCCACACCATCTTCAAGCATGACGAGCGCGTCTGCGCCGCCTGCGATTCCGATGACTGGCACGACCAGCCCGAACCCAAGCTGATCGACAAGCGCGAACAGGTCATCGACCCGATGACCGCCTATCAGATCACCTCGATGATGCAGGGCGTCATTCAGCGAGGCACCGGCATCTCGATCAAGGAGCTCGGGCGTACTTATCTCGCCGGCAAGACGGGCACCACCAACGATGCCAAGGATATCTGGTTCGTCGGATTCTCGGCCAATCTCGCGATGGGCGTCTATCTCGGCTATGACCAGCCGCGCTCGCTCGGCGACAGCGTGCAGGCGGCTACCTATGCGGCGCCGGTCTTCCGCGACTTCATGCGCGCGGCGCTGAAGGACAAGCCCGATACGCCCTTCCGGGTGCCCGAAGGCATCAAGCTCATCCGTGTCAGCGTCGCGACCGGGCTACGTGCCGGTCCCGGCGACGGCAACACCATCATGGAAGCCTTCAAGCCGGGCCAGGCGCCCCCGGACTTCTTCGCGGGCGGAGGCACCGGAACGAGATCGGCAGGCGTTTCGCCTGAAGCCGATCGGGCGGTCGGCGCCGGCACGGGCGGCTTGTACTGA
- a CDS encoding general L-amino acid transport system permease protein yields MSAITDPGIPTPEIPLSEARSFEGYVSAMPIEPQTPPIAARGAIGWVRANLVNSVGNAVLTVVFGALSLYVIWGFLKFALIDATWTGSNRDACLAKPGQAAGACWPMIHERLAYFVYGSYPLDQRWRVDIVFVLGAIGLVWALWLNAPRRDLAALYFFVLFPIAAFCLLCGFAPIGLPVVDTDLWGGILVTLVISSAGIVAALPLGIVLALGRRSKLPIISLASTVFIEVARGVPLITVLFVAKVMLGYFIPEWLDPALMVKALIAVALFSAAYMAEVVRGGLQAIPKGQQEGASSLGLGYWQSMRLIILPQALRLTIPGIVNTFIGGFKDTSLVLIIGMFDFLGTINIATADAKWATPVSASTGYLFAAIFYWICCFGMSRYSRAVEMRLNVAHKR; encoded by the coding sequence ATGTCGGCGATCACCGATCCGGGAATTCCCACCCCCGAGATTCCGCTTTCCGAAGCGAGATCCTTCGAAGGCTATGTGTCGGCCATGCCGATCGAGCCGCAGACGCCGCCGATCGCTGCCCGGGGGGCGATCGGCTGGGTGCGCGCCAATCTGGTCAATAGCGTCGGCAACGCAGTCCTGACGGTCGTCTTCGGCGCGCTCTCCCTCTATGTGATCTGGGGTTTCCTGAAATTCGCGCTGATCGACGCCACCTGGACCGGCAGCAATCGCGACGCCTGCCTCGCCAAGCCCGGCCAGGCGGCGGGGGCCTGCTGGCCGATGATCCATGAGCGCCTCGCCTATTTCGTCTATGGTTCCTATCCGCTCGACCAGCGCTGGCGCGTCGATATCGTCTTCGTGCTCGGCGCCATCGGCCTCGTCTGGGCGCTGTGGCTCAATGCCCCGCGCCGTGATCTCGCCGCGCTCTACTTCTTCGTGCTCTTCCCGATCGCAGCCTTCTGCCTTCTCTGCGGCTTCGCGCCGATCGGCTTGCCGGTAGTGGATACGGATCTCTGGGGCGGAATCCTCGTTACGCTCGTGATCTCGAGCGCCGGCATCGTCGCCGCCCTGCCGCTCGGCATCGTGCTGGCGCTTGGGCGACGATCGAAGCTGCCGATCATCAGCCTCGCCTCGACCGTCTTCATCGAAGTCGCGCGCGGCGTGCCGCTGATCACGGTCCTGTTCGTCGCCAAGGTCATGCTGGGCTATTTCATCCCCGAATGGCTCGATCCGGCCCTCATGGTCAAGGCGCTGATCGCCGTCGCCCTGTTCTCGGCCGCCTATATGGCTGAGGTGGTGCGTGGCGGCCTGCAGGCCATCCCGAAAGGCCAGCAGGAAGGCGCAAGCTCGCTCGGGCTCGGCTATTGGCAATCGATGCGGCTGATCATCCTGCCGCAGGCGCTGCGCCTGACTATTCCGGGCATCGTCAACACCTTCATCGGCGGCTTCAAGGACACTTCGCTCGTGCTGATCATCGGCATGTTCGATTTCCTCGGCACGATCAATATCGCGACCGCCGACGCCAAATGGGCGACGCCCGTCAGCGCCTCGACCGGATATCTGTTCGCCGCCATTTTCTATTGGATTTGCTGCTTCGGCATGTCACGCTATTCGCGTGCGGTCGAGATGCGTCTCAACGTCGCCCATAAACGCTGA
- a CDS encoding N-acetylmuramoyl-L-alanine amidase, with translation MSGAMLGSRSERSFHPIGASRRLGRIRAVALNLCGLALFGGLVAGLAVAIPVSAGAMEQGPAVAVRTVVVAAKLEQTASGARLVFVASQPLTATPFALEKPDRLVLDLPEVNFQLPAHTGEAGAGLVKSFRYGLFGFGRSRVVIDLSAPARIVSAVNAPLLKDLGTTFTIELARADREAFHELAGGAHATSAMASSAPVAPARSATPQKDTRPLIVIDPGHGGFDPGAMGGSGEVEKNITLEFATTLAAELERRGHVQVALTRTNDSFVSLTDRARFAHDQNAALFVSIHADTLMGSPHVHGATIYTLADHASDADAARVAEKENRVDQLAGLDSSNTDEEVVSILDDLMKRETKVLSLAFAKKLIQTLEPHVRLNKNPLRAASFVVLRAPDVPSALVELGYLSSEADRASLTSPQWREDTARAIATAIEARLPAQPGAAALAN, from the coding sequence ATGAGCGGAGCCATGTTGGGGTCGCGGAGCGAGAGATCGTTCCACCCGATCGGCGCGTCGCGCCGGCTCGGCCGGATCCGCGCCGTCGCGCTCAATTTGTGCGGTCTCGCCCTTTTCGGCGGCCTCGTCGCTGGTCTTGCGGTCGCGATTCCGGTTTCGGCAGGCGCCATGGAGCAGGGACCTGCCGTTGCCGTACGCACCGTGGTGGTGGCCGCCAAGCTCGAGCAGACGGCTTCGGGCGCTCGCCTCGTCTTCGTCGCCTCGCAACCTCTGACCGCGACACCTTTCGCGCTCGAGAAGCCGGACCGTCTGGTGCTCGATCTGCCGGAGGTGAATTTCCAACTGCCGGCCCATACCGGGGAAGCCGGGGCGGGCCTCGTCAAATCTTTCCGTTACGGCTTGTTCGGCTTCGGCCGATCGCGCGTGGTCATCGATCTTTCGGCGCCGGCGCGCATCGTCTCGGCCGTGAATGCGCCGCTATTGAAGGATCTCGGAACGACATTCACCATCGAGCTCGCGCGAGCCGATCGTGAAGCCTTCCACGAATTGGCCGGCGGCGCCCACGCGACCTCGGCCATGGCGTCCTCCGCCCCAGTGGCGCCCGCACGGTCGGCGACCCCGCAAAAGGATACGCGCCCGCTGATCGTCATCGACCCGGGTCATGGCGGCTTCGATCCGGGCGCCATGGGCGGCAGCGGCGAAGTCGAGAAGAATATCACGCTCGAATTCGCCACGACGCTCGCGGCCGAGCTCGAGCGAAGAGGGCATGTGCAGGTTGCGCTGACGCGCACCAACGATAGCTTCGTGTCGCTCACCGATCGGGCGCGTTTCGCCCATGATCAGAACGCTGCTCTGTTCGTCTCCATCCATGCCGATACCCTGATGGGCAGCCCGCATGTGCATGGGGCGACCATCTACACTCTGGCCGATCACGCCAGCGATGCCGATGCGGCGCGCGTCGCCGAAAAGGAGAATCGGGTCGACCAGCTGGCAGGCCTCGATTCGAGCAACACCGATGAGGAGGTGGTGTCGATCCTCGACGATCTGATGAAGCGCGAGACGAAAGTGCTTTCGCTTGCCTTCGCCAAGAAACTGATCCAGACGCTCGAGCCGCATGTGCGCTTGAACAAGAACCCTTTGCGCGCCGCCTCCTTCGTGGTGTTGCGCGCACCTGACGTTCCGTCCGCGCTCGTCGAGCTCGGCTATCTGTCGAGCGAGGCCGATCGTGCCTCGCTTACATCGCCGCAATGGCGCGAGGACACGGCGCGTGCGATTGCGACTGCGATCGAGGCGCGTCTGCCGGCGCAGCCCGGAGCGGCGGCGCTCGCGAATTGA
- a CDS encoding RNAse E, giving the protein MANKMLIDAAHPEETRVVVVRGQRVEEFDFESAQRKPLRGNIYLAKVMRVEPSLQAAFVDYGGNRHGFLAFSEIHPDYYQIPVADREALVAEEARSARESDDDEPGPRRNRGRRAAASSHKGPKVSSGSLEAASAEEGSSHEEGSSHEEASSHEEGSSHEEASSQAAPANGEAAAGEESDANENAPSSEEAPSSPELAADAETTSEETPPPFQELPSHQELPSDEELPSNDAAASAEAADAENLPSATAGEVIEVSVVDERSSDHQPAETGEPVIEHLGAGDGLEEVPERRRPLRRNYKIQEVIKRRQILLVQVVKEERGNKGAALTTYLSLAGRYSVLMPNTARGGGISRKITNAPDRKRLKSVAQELDVPDGMGVIVRTAGAARTKAEIKRDFEYLLRLWENVRELTLKSSAPALVHEEGSLIKRAIRDLYNKDIDEVLVAGDDGYKEAKDFMRMLAPSHAKVVKLDKETEPVFARFGVERQLDAMFSNIVTLRSGGYIVINQTEALVAIDVNSGRATREHNIEDTALKTNLEAAEEAARQLRLRDLAGLIVIDFIDMDEKRNNRSVEKRLKDCLKNDRARIQVGSISPFGLLEMSRQRIRSGVVEGSSTPCPHCAGAGRVRSTPSVALHVLRHVEDALVKNASRNLIVKTRTDIALYILNQKRRHLRQIEDRFGLSVTFVADDKHNGVDFFAIELGEPVAPRSEAPGFEAEAQPRQPEAAARIEAAHIEDEERAEDETPEIESEAHDTAEARSGGEGEGSQKRRRRRRRRRGGERDVEFGGAPQHASAGQGEHPRSGEDHEPDAEDADAEVAETGEAAVGAETVAAEQPRKRRRGRRGGGRARREDDDGMLPFAAEPANDREAAADGESERVEAPLADHDVDHAPEPPQAPLAEAPPHETAPRAQFKAEDLPASENLSASEGLSASPRPERNGEGEPQAAAPASEPAQPEPVLTSTYDPARAKRAGWWSKARSALGAKE; this is encoded by the coding sequence ATGGCCAACAAGATGCTCATCGATGCCGCCCACCCCGAAGAGACGCGTGTCGTCGTCGTTCGCGGGCAGCGCGTCGAAGAATTCGATTTCGAATCGGCTCAGCGCAAGCCCTTGCGGGGGAATATTTACCTCGCCAAGGTCATGCGGGTCGAACCGTCGCTGCAGGCGGCCTTCGTCGACTATGGCGGCAATCGCCATGGCTTCCTAGCCTTCAGCGAAATCCACCCCGATTATTATCAGATCCCGGTTGCTGATCGCGAGGCGCTGGTCGCAGAGGAAGCAAGATCGGCGAGAGAGTCGGATGACGACGAGCCGGGCCCGCGCCGCAACCGCGGCCGCCGCGCCGCGGCCTCGTCCCATAAGGGTCCCAAGGTCTCGAGCGGCAGCCTAGAGGCAGCCTCGGCCGAAGAGGGCTCAAGCCACGAAGAGGGCTCAAGCCACGAAGAGGCTTCGAGCCACGAGGAAGGTTCGAGCCACGAAGAGGCTTCGAGCCAAGCGGCGCCCGCGAATGGCGAGGCGGCTGCGGGCGAGGAGAGCGACGCAAACGAGAACGCGCCCTCGAGCGAGGAGGCGCCGTCGAGCCCCGAGCTTGCCGCGGACGCCGAGACCACTTCGGAAGAGACCCCACCGCCTTTCCAAGAGTTGCCCTCCCACCAAGAGCTGCCCTCCGACGAAGAGCTGCCCTCGAATGACGCCGCCGCGAGCGCCGAGGCTGCGGATGCCGAGAACCTGCCTTCCGCCACCGCAGGCGAGGTCATCGAGGTCTCGGTCGTCGATGAGCGCTCCTCGGACCATCAGCCCGCCGAGACCGGTGAACCGGTGATCGAGCATCTCGGCGCCGGAGACGGCCTCGAAGAGGTGCCCGAGCGCCGCCGGCCGCTGCGCCGCAACTACAAGATCCAGGAAGTCATCAAGCGCCGCCAGATCCTGCTCGTGCAGGTGGTCAAGGAAGAGCGCGGCAATAAGGGCGCGGCCCTCACCACTTATCTGTCGCTCGCCGGCCGCTACTCGGTGCTGATGCCCAATACCGCGCGTGGCGGCGGCATCTCGCGCAAGATCACCAATGCGCCCGACCGCAAGCGGCTGAAATCGGTTGCCCAGGAGCTCGACGTGCCCGACGGGATGGGCGTCATCGTGCGCACCGCGGGCGCTGCGCGCACCAAGGCCGAGATCAAGCGCGATTTCGAGTATCTGTTGCGGCTCTGGGAGAATGTGCGCGAGCTGACCCTGAAATCTTCCGCGCCCGCGCTGGTGCATGAGGAAGGCTCGCTGATCAAGCGCGCCATCCGCGATCTCTACAACAAGGACATCGATGAAGTCCTGGTCGCCGGCGACGACGGCTACAAGGAAGCCAAGGACTTCATGCGCATGCTCGCGCCGAGCCATGCCAAGGTCGTCAAGCTCGACAAGGAGACCGAGCCGGTCTTCGCCCGCTTCGGGGTCGAACGTCAGCTCGACGCCATGTTCTCGAACATCGTGACGCTGCGCTCCGGCGGCTACATCGTCATCAACCAGACCGAAGCTCTGGTCGCCATCGACGTGAATTCCGGGCGCGCCACGCGCGAGCACAATATCGAGGACACGGCGCTCAAGACCAATCTCGAGGCTGCCGAAGAGGCGGCACGCCAGCTTCGCCTGCGCGACCTCGCCGGGCTGATCGTCATCGACTTCATCGACATGGACGAGAAGCGCAACAACCGCTCGGTCGAGAAGCGCCTCAAGGATTGCCTCAAGAACGATCGCGCCCGCATCCAGGTGGGCAGCATCTCGCCCTTCGGGCTCCTCGAAATGTCGCGCCAGCGCATCAGGTCCGGCGTGGTCGAAGGTTCCTCCACCCCCTGCCCGCATTGCGCCGGCGCCGGTCGCGTGCGCTCGACGCCGTCGGTGGCGCTGCATGTGCTGCGCCATGTCGAGGATGCCCTCGTCAAGAACGCCTCGCGCAACCTTATCGTCAAGACGCGCACCGACATCGCGCTCTACATCCTCAATCAGAAGCGCCGCCATCTGCGGCAGATCGAGGATCGCTTCGGTCTGTCGGTGACTTTCGTCGCCGACGACAAGCATAACGGCGTCGACTTCTTCGCCATCGAACTCGGCGAGCCGGTCGCGCCGCGCTCCGAGGCACCGGGCTTCGAGGCCGAGGCGCAACCGCGCCAGCCCGAGGCCGCGGCACGCATCGAAGCAGCGCATATCGAGGATGAGGAGCGAGCCGAGGACGAGACGCCGGAGATCGAGAGCGAGGCGCATGACACCGCCGAAGCGCGTTCGGGCGGCGAAGGCGAAGGCTCGCAGAAGCGGCGTCGGCGTCGGCGCCGTCGGCGCGGCGGCGAGCGCGACGTCGAGTTCGGCGGTGCCCCGCAACATGCTTCCGCCGGACAAGGCGAACATCCCCGTTCGGGCGAGGATCACGAACCCGATGCCGAGGATGCCGACGCCGAAGTGGCGGAAACCGGTGAAGCCGCGGTCGGCGCGGAAACGGTCGCTGCCGAGCAGCCCCGCAAGCGCCGCCGCGGCCGTCGTGGAGGTGGGCGCGCCCGCCGTGAGGACGACGATGGGATGCTCCCATTTGCGGCCGAGCCGGCGAATGACAGGGAGGCTGCTGCCGATGGCGAAAGCGAGAGGGTCGAAGCGCCGCTGGCCGACCATGATGTCGACCACGCGCCCGAGCCCCCTCAGGCGCCCCTAGCCGAAGCGCCCCCACACGAGACCGCACCGCGGGCGCAGTTCAAGGCGGAAGATCTTCCGGCAAGCGAAAATCTTTCGGCAAGCGAAGGTCTTTCGGCAAGTCCTCGGCCTGAGCGCAATGGCGAAGGCGAGCCGCAGGCGGCCGCGCCGGCTTCCGAACCTGCTCAGCCTGAGCCGGTTCTCACCTCGACCTATGACCCCGCACGCGCCAAGCGCGCCGGCTGGTGGTCGAAGGCACGCTCGGCGCTCGGCGCCAAGGAGTGA